GGAATGGCCGCCTGTTCCTGCCAATCATGGATGAGTTTTTTTATTTCGAGAGCCTGTTGTTGCTGGGAAGGGTTGTCGCTGACCAGTTCTGTCAGGTGACGGAGGGAGTTGTCGATTTGATTGTTGGCCTGGTGGTAAGGTTCCAAAAAATGTTCTTTGCCGGTCAACAGGAAACCGCGCAGGGCCGTTTCCATATCAATTACCAGCTTTTCAACCTTGCCCCCTTGTTGAATGACCTGACCGGTGTGTCGCACCCAGCCATTATTGCGCTGAACCAAATAGACGGTAACACTGCTCACCACCCCCACCAACAAAATCAAAATCAGAGGGGCTGATGCCTGGAGCAGGCGCTTGCCTGCCGGGTATTTAAAAACCATATCATGCCACCTTTTTCACACCTCCCAAACAGCTCAAACCCGGGGGAGGGGGATTCCATTCCAAAGCCAAGCAAGGCCTGCCAATCAGGCACCCAAAAGCCAGACCAGAGCCCACCCATCATAATCCCCGCTTATCAGAACATCAATTCATGATTCCCCTAAAATGATTGGAAAACGGGTATTGGATTTGTAAAAGATTTGCCAAGGTTAAAATGGATGAGAAACCATCAATAAAAGGGCAAAAACGGCTCAAAAAAAGCCGCCCTGCCGGTCATACAGGCAAGGCTCTGCCAGAGGCTGGCGGTGACAAGTCAGTCAGGGCTCATCCAAAAGGCGGGGAGGTGGTCAAGGAAGCCACTATTCATCCAGTTCGATATAGGTGGATCGGCCCTGATAGCGGAAGATCACCCGGGTCTTTGCGAGCTTGATACCGTTGACGATGGTGCCCGCCTCCAGGCGCTCGGTCTGGACCCGTTTGCCAAGCAGGGCCTGGACATACTCCGCCACCGGCACACCCAACCCTTCGGCCACCTGATAATCCATGGGACCGGCATCTTCTGAATGAGTTTCTCTGGACATCGATTGATTCCTTGGGGGTAGGGGAGAGACAAGAGCCATCATCAGGCCATCCGCTTGAACCCAGGTGCGATGGATACGGATGGGGCGCTCCCCTAAAACCGTAATACCAAGCAGACCATCGGGAAGGGTGTCAAAATCGACAATGGTGGCCAGGGTGGCATGGGAAACCACCGTTGGGGTCTCGCCCACCTCATGGCCGGATAAAATACGCACAATTCCGAAAGCTTCCTCTTTTCCAGCCACCCGCTTGATCATCTCCAGATAACGGGGCTCAAAAATACGCAAGGAGAGCCGCTGGCCGGTCTTAAGTTCCGAGCCCAAGGGAAAGAGGGGAATT
This portion of the Magnetococcales bacterium genome encodes:
- a CDS encoding LON peptidase substrate-binding domain-containing protein, which encodes MSEMEIPLFPLGSELKTGQRLSLRIFEPRYLEMIKRVAGKEEAFGIVRILSGHEVGETPTVVSHATLATIVDFDTLPDGLLGITVLGERPIRIHRTWVQADGLMMALVSPLPPRNQSMSRETHSEDAGPMDYQVAEGLGVPVAEYVQALLGKRVQTERLEAGTIVNGIKLAKTRVIFRYQGRSTYIELDE